A genomic window from Chlorobium phaeobacteroides DSM 266 includes:
- a CDS encoding shikimate kinase — MKHHSLIFLTGFSGSGKSTIGPLLANSLGYDFIDLDQAIEAITGKSVSRIFAEEGESYFRKLELDTLKTVTNREELIVSLGGGALESNECYTLIKEKGTLVYLKSGSGTLTKRLCHKTDRPLLKSEQGGKLSNGEIEQKIRELLARREPRYNSATITVQTDTGRIGSTVEELTRKINRYVRKTTGNSRAK, encoded by the coding sequence ATGAAACATCACTCTCTCATCTTTTTAACCGGATTCAGCGGATCTGGCAAATCCACCATTGGTCCGCTACTGGCGAACTCTCTTGGTTACGACTTTATTGATCTCGATCAGGCCATTGAAGCAATTACCGGTAAGTCGGTATCGAGAATTTTTGCCGAAGAGGGCGAATCATACTTCAGAAAACTTGAACTTGACACACTGAAAACAGTGACCAACAGAGAAGAGCTTATCGTCTCGCTTGGAGGCGGAGCGCTTGAAAGCAATGAGTGCTATACGTTAATCAAGGAAAAGGGCACACTGGTTTATCTGAAATCAGGTTCAGGAACCCTGACAAAAAGGCTCTGCCATAAAACCGACCGACCGCTCCTGAAGAGTGAACAGGGTGGCAAGCTCTCAAACGGAGAGATTGAACAGAAAATAAGAGAACTCCTTGCCCGTCGGGAACCAAGGTACAACAGCGCAACAATTACCGTTCAAACCGATACCGGAAGAATAGGTTCAACGGTCGAAGAACTTACCCGAAAAATAAACCGGTATGTAAGAAAAACAACCGGAAATTCAAGGGCGAAATAA
- the recD2 gene encoding SF1B family DNA helicase RecD2, translating to MPEKTTPAPKHERISGSVERVTFYSEESGFSVLKVRVKGNRDLVSVVGTSPAISPGEFVECQGIWHNDRVHGLQFKAEHITVIPPTTASGIEKYLASGMVRGIGAFYAKTLVREFGARVLDVIENTPEKLLDIPGIGKKRLDIITKSWAEQKAIRDIMVFLQSHGVGVARAFRIYKTYREDAIRLVTENPYRLSLDIEGVGFLTADTIADKLGISQDSLIRAEAGVRHMLQELATEGHCAVPAERLIAESAAMLAVEVDIVTEAVKQQTEKKHLLCEEIDGRQCLYIAPLYRAERGVASGLHRLMEGPLPWKEVNPDQSIGSVEQKTGLLLSPSQKEAVALVLKSKVSVITGGPGVGKTTLVNVILSIISSLNVKVSLCAPTGRAAKRLSESTGLEAKTIHRLLEFDPILFNFKRGEGNKLDTNLVVVDETSMVDVILMNKLLLAIPDKAALLLVGDVDQLPSVGPGAVLSDIITSGVIPTVRLTEIFRQAAESSIIINAHQINQGKIPTNADGDALTDFYFIASTTPEDIHRKLLTMVTERIPKRFGFHPVRDIQVLTPMNRGGLGSRSLNIELQQALNKESMPQINRFGTTFSPGDKVIQMVNNYDKEIFNGDIGLVVSINTDEGVLSVEYDRRVITYEFSELDEIALAYATSIHKSQGSEYPAVVIPLAMQHFTLLERNLLYTAVTRGKKLVVIIGQPKALATAVGNHRANQRLTNLSRRLAECTETP from the coding sequence ATGCCAGAAAAAACGACTCCCGCGCCAAAGCATGAAAGGATTTCCGGCTCTGTCGAGCGGGTAACCTTTTACAGCGAGGAGTCCGGATTCAGCGTTCTGAAGGTTCGGGTGAAAGGCAACCGCGACCTCGTATCGGTGGTGGGAACTTCACCGGCAATCTCTCCCGGTGAGTTTGTAGAGTGCCAGGGCATATGGCATAACGACCGGGTACACGGGCTCCAGTTCAAGGCTGAGCACATCACGGTTATTCCGCCAACAACCGCTTCAGGAATCGAGAAATATCTTGCATCGGGGATGGTGCGCGGTATTGGCGCTTTTTATGCAAAAACGCTTGTCAGGGAGTTCGGCGCAAGAGTACTCGATGTTATTGAAAACACCCCGGAAAAGTTACTCGACATTCCCGGCATCGGAAAAAAACGCCTCGACATTATCACAAAATCGTGGGCCGAACAAAAAGCCATTCGCGACATCATGGTTTTTCTGCAGTCGCACGGCGTTGGCGTAGCAAGAGCCTTCCGGATATACAAGACATACAGGGAAGATGCCATCCGCCTCGTAACGGAAAATCCCTACCGCCTTTCGCTCGATATCGAGGGAGTCGGGTTTCTCACCGCCGACACCATAGCCGATAAACTCGGCATCTCTCAGGACTCTCTGATCAGGGCTGAAGCGGGCGTACGCCACATGTTGCAGGAACTTGCCACCGAAGGGCACTGTGCCGTACCGGCAGAACGACTTATTGCCGAATCGGCAGCCATGCTTGCTGTTGAAGTCGATATTGTCACCGAGGCAGTAAAACAGCAGACAGAAAAAAAACATCTTTTGTGTGAAGAGATCGACGGCCGACAGTGCCTCTACATTGCTCCGCTCTACCGCGCCGAACGGGGAGTTGCCTCAGGGCTTCACCGCCTGATGGAGGGCCCCCTTCCATGGAAAGAGGTCAATCCCGATCAGAGCATTGGTTCGGTTGAGCAAAAAACAGGCCTGCTGCTCTCCCCTTCCCAGAAAGAGGCGGTGGCTCTGGTACTGAAAAGCAAGGTTTCCGTCATAACCGGCGGGCCCGGTGTGGGAAAAACAACGCTGGTCAACGTTATTCTTTCCATTATCAGCTCCCTGAATGTGAAGGTCTCGCTTTGCGCTCCAACCGGACGCGCAGCAAAACGCCTGTCGGAATCAACCGGACTTGAGGCAAAGACGATCCACCGGCTGCTTGAATTTGATCCGATACTGTTCAACTTCAAACGTGGCGAAGGCAACAAGCTCGATACAAACCTTGTTGTCGTGGATGAAACATCGATGGTTGACGTGATTCTCATGAACAAACTGCTTCTGGCCATTCCCGACAAAGCGGCACTGCTTCTGGTCGGGGATGTCGATCAATTGCCCTCTGTCGGACCCGGCGCGGTGCTTTCGGATATCATCACTTCAGGAGTTATACCAACAGTACGATTGACAGAAATCTTCCGGCAGGCTGCGGAATCGAGCATTATTATCAATGCGCACCAGATCAACCAGGGAAAAATACCGACGAATGCTGATGGCGATGCGCTGACCGACTTCTACTTCATTGCATCGACAACGCCAGAGGATATTCATAGAAAACTGCTCACCATGGTCACAGAACGCATTCCTAAACGATTCGGCTTTCACCCTGTAAGAGACATTCAGGTACTGACGCCGATGAACCGGGGCGGACTTGGATCACGCTCGCTCAATATCGAACTGCAACAGGCGCTCAACAAGGAGTCGATGCCGCAGATTAACCGGTTCGGAACGACATTCTCGCCCGGCGACAAGGTTATCCAGATGGTAAACAACTATGACAAGGAGATTTTTAATGGCGATATCGGTCTTGTCGTATCAATAAATACCGATGAAGGAGTCCTCTCTGTTGAATACGACCGTCGGGTGATTACCTATGAGTTTTCGGAACTCGATGAAATAGCTCTTGCCTACGCCACCAGCATCCACAAAAGTCAGGGATCAGAATACCCGGCTGTCGTCATACCGCTTGCCATGCAGCACTTCACGCTGCTTGAAAGAAATCTGCTCTACACAGCGGTAACACGAGGCAAAAAACTCGTTGTCATCATCGGTCAGCCTAAAGCACTTGCAACTGCTGTAGGGAACCATAGAGCGAACCAGCGCCTGACCAACCTTTCGAGAAGGCTTGCTGAATGCACAGAAACCCCATGA
- a CDS encoding glutamine amidotransferase, with protein sequence MKKLYIIKAGSTFASTIAELGDFEAWIIRALGTLSIPVEVVNAVHGEPLPLPDECCGVLVTGSHAMVTQNLPWSVGIESWIPLLVGAGVPFLGICYGHQLLGRAMGGKVGYHPKGSETGTVTLTLTTEAGDDLLFQHIPSTFRAHATHAQSVLELPPGAVTLARNAHDPHHAFRVGTAAWGVQFHPEYTAAVMQAYINADCDSLSRSGCDVSALLREVTHTPEASGILRKFAVHVERSCTAEG encoded by the coding sequence ATGAAAAAGCTTTACATCATCAAAGCCGGTTCGACCTTCGCTTCCACGATTGCGGAGCTTGGCGATTTCGAAGCGTGGATTATTCGGGCGCTTGGAACGCTATCAATTCCCGTTGAGGTGGTAAATGCGGTGCATGGCGAACCGCTTCCGCTGCCCGACGAGTGCTGCGGTGTGCTTGTTACCGGTTCACATGCCATGGTTACCCAAAACCTCCCGTGGAGCGTCGGGATCGAATCGTGGATTCCTCTGCTGGTCGGAGCAGGGGTTCCGTTTCTGGGTATCTGTTACGGCCACCAGCTTCTCGGAAGGGCTATGGGAGGAAAGGTCGGCTACCATCCAAAAGGCAGCGAAACCGGTACGGTTACGCTTACCCTTACGACGGAAGCGGGTGACGATCTACTTTTTCAGCATATCCCTTCAACCTTCAGGGCTCATGCAACTCATGCTCAGAGTGTGCTGGAGCTGCCGCCCGGCGCGGTCACTCTTGCCCGGAATGCGCACGATCCGCACCATGCGTTTCGCGTCGGAACCGCTGCATGGGGTGTGCAGTTTCATCCCGAATACACCGCAGCCGTGATGCAGGCCTACATCAATGCCGATTGTGATTCACTTTCCCGTAGCGGCTGCGATGTGTCTGCACTGCTCCGGGAGGTAACGCATACTCCTGAAGCATCAGGCATTCTCCGCAAGTTTGCCGTCCATGTCGAACGATCTTGCACCGCTGAAGGGTAG